In the Paucidesulfovibrio gracilis DSM 16080 genome, GGATGCCCTCGAAAAAAAGAAAGTCGGATTCCTGCTAGAGATCAAATGTCCAGGCTTTGCGGAAAAACATGCCTTTGCGCAGTTCGGGCCGGTCGCAGTGCAGCAGAGCCTTTTGACCGGGGTGCACCACGGAGAGCGCTTCGCCCTGTTCGTTTTCCAGGCCGAATTCCTCCACGGCCAGGCCGGGGCGTTCCAGCCCGGGGACGAGCATTTCCACGGCAAAGCCGAGCACGTCCCAGCGGTGTTTTACTTCCACGCGCCAGCGTCCGTTTCCGAGATCAGCCTCAATGCGGGCCAAAACAGGCCGGGCATACTCGGCGGCAGGCGGCTGTGCCAGGGCTGCGTGTTCGCTTTCGTCGAAAAACCCTCGCGAAAGGGGGCGCGACGCCGTATTGACCAGTTCGGCAAGGTAGGTCTCGGGGTGAAAGCGGGACTGGCCTTCGCGCAGGTGGCGCAGGGCCGAGGCATAGGCATCCGTGACCTGTGCGAGATAGGCGGAGCTTTTGTTTCGTCCTTCGATTTTCAGTGCGCAGACGCCCATGCGCCGCATCCAGTCCAGGTAATGCAGCAGGCAAAGGTCTTCCGCGGCGAAAAATTGCGTGAACTGCTCCCCGACGCCGTCGTCCCGTTCTTCCAGCTCCCACATGGGCCGGCCCTTGCGGGTTTCCTCTTCCACGCGCAAACCGGTGACGCGGTAGTCGTAGCGGCAGGGGTGGGAACACTGCCCGGAATTGCCTGGTCGGTCGTTGAGGTAGGCGGACATGTAGCATCTGCCGGAGAGGGCCATGCATTGGGCGCCATGGATAAAGATTTCCACCTCCAGAGGCGGGTCCAGTCGGCGGCAGACGGCAAGCAATTCCTTCAGCTCTTCGGAGCGCATCTCGCGGGCCAGGTTGACGCGGCGTGCGCCTTGGTCGCGCCAGAACAAGGCTGCCTCGCTGTTCATGGTGTTGGCCTGGGTGCTGACGTGCAAGGGGAGTTCGGGCAGGCGTTTGCGCAACCGGCGGATCACGCCGGGATCAGCCGCGATGACGCCGTCGGGTCCGCGTCCCAGGGCATGCAGTTTTTGGAGCATGTCCAGTTGCGTTTCCACGTGGCGGAGTTGCGGTTCCCTGGGGTAGGCGTTGAGCAGATAATAGGCTTTTACGCCGTGGTTTCTGGCATAGGTAAAGGCCTTTTCCAGGTTGGAGTCGTCAAAGCCCGCTCCGGTGCGCAGGTTCAGGGCGTTGCCCCCGAGGTAGACGGCATCGGCGCCGTACAGCACGGCGGTTTCGAGTTTTTCCATGTTGCCGGCGGGAACCAGCAGTTCCGGCTCCCGGGCGGTATTCAGGTCCATAGTCCCCGCTCCCGGCGATGTTTTTTCATTGTGTCGAGCAGTTCGTCGTCCACGTACAAATCCCCTTTGCCGCGTCCCAGGTGGATGCCCGGTTTCACGGAGCCGTGGAAGTCGGAACCGCCGCTGACGAGCAGTCCGAGTTTGTCGGCAAGTCCTCGGTAAGCCCGGCGGATGTCGTTGGGGTGTTCGGTGTAGTAGACTTCCATTCCTTCAAGCCCCAGGTCCATGAGTTCCCGCAGGCGGGTTTCCAGGGCGCTGAGGGGCAGCCCCAGCAGATACGGATGGGCGAGGATGGGGGTGGCTCCTTCGGCGCGGAGCAGTTCCAGCGCTTTGGCCGGAGTCAGCCGGGTGCGCGGCACGTATGCGGCGCCGTCGTTGCCGAGGTATTTGGCAAAAGCTTCGGTCACGGTGGGAACGGCTTTTTTGGCTACCAGGGCTTGGGCCATGTGCGGGCGGCCGACGGTTCCACCGGCCAGCGCCTTGACCTCGTCGTAGGTGATGTCCAGGCCGAGTGCATTGAGTTTGGCGATGATCTTATGGTTCCGGTTGCCCCGCTCCTGGATGACGAAATTAAGGGATTCACGCAGGTTGGGAGATTCCGGCTTGAGCCAGAGTCCCACGATGTGCATGGACTGTTTGCCTTCGCCCACGGAGAGTTCGCATCCGGGAATAACTTGCTGATCCAGCTCTTTCCCGGCGTCCAATGCTTCCTGCAGGCCGTCCAGGGTGTCGTGGTCGGTGACGGCCACGGCCGTGAGCTTGGTTTTTTTGGCCAGGGCCACCAGCTCACGGGGGGTGAGGGTTCCGTCGGAGGCCGTGGTATGGGTGTGCAGGTCAATGGTCATGAAGGATCCTTGGCAATGGGTTGGAGGAAGGTAAGGATCAGGGAGTGCCTTTCTTCCGAGAGGCGGATGAAAAGAGCCGATCCCAGTGTTCCGGAGATTGGAATACAACATGCCCGGGGGCAAGGGCAAGGACCGAAGGCCTTCAGCGCAGGGCGGAGCGTTTGGCGGGGCCGCGGGCCAGGCGGGCCAGGAACATGAGCGCCGCGCCGAGAACAATGCACGCGATGCCCGTTGCTTCCGTGAGATGTTGATAGATGGAGGGCAAGGTGTTGAACAGGCGGGTAACGGTCTCGAATCCGGGAAGTTGCAGACCGGTAAAGGCCAGCCCGTGCGCAGCGGCCAGACTCAGCGCGGGCAGGAGAAAGAGCAGGGTGCCGATGCCGCCGTTCCGGTTCAGCGGCTTGATCATGCAATAGAGAAACGAGAGTACCGCGCCCAGTCCTGGCAGGAGGATCAAGGCTGCGGCCAGGGCCAGCGGCAGGTTGTCAACGCTGATGTCCGTGGACAGGGTTTGCAGGATGGTGAGGGAGGTGGCGAGGTAGTCAAATCCGGTGGCAGGGCCGGTCGTGGCGGGAAGCCAGGGCAGAAAGTAGCCGGCAACGACAAGCAGGCATCCAAGAACGATCCATCGTTTGTATCCGTCCATGCGCAGGCTCCTTTCCTCCGTGGCCCCGTACCCAGTGCCTGGAGTATGCAAGCTCAGGGTATGTTTTTTTTGTATAACGGTCAATCCCGGTTTGGGCGGCAAGCACTGCCATGATGAATTTAACGCGCTGAAAAAAAGGAATTTTAGAAGTGTAAATCGAAAAGTTTTCGGTAAGTTTCTAAGCGCGTCCGGGTATGCATGCCGGGGCTTGGGCCGATGTCTGTGGAGCGGGTGACAAACCCAAAATGATGCCGAACAGGGCATGGCACGGCATGAAAAGATGCGCCATGGCGGAAACCAGAACCCAAAAAAGGGAGAAATGCTGAAATATTCCGCTTGCCCTCGGACGAGCGCTCGGCTAATTTGATACAGTCGGCAAAGCAATGCTGGCAACGGACAGACCATGAAGCAACCGTACGATTCCACCTCCCGGCCCGTGACCCGACACTGGCGCCTGATTTTGCCCATGCTGCTGACAGTGGGGTTGTTCTTCGGTGCCATGCATTTGTTCTTTTTGCCCGCGCTGGAAGAAAGCCATGTGGAACAAAGCCGGGAGGCCTGCCGAAAGCTGACCCAGGCCGCTCACGCCGTGCTCGTTTCCTACGGCCGTCTGGAACAGACCGGGCGCCTCAGCCCCACAGAGGCGCGCGAGGCCGCCCGCCGCCAAATCCGCAGCATGCGCTACGGACCCAACGACGAACACTATTTTTGGATCAGCGACATGAACGCCCGGCTGGTCATGCACCCCTACCGTGCGGAACTGGAGGGACAGGATCTTTCCGAGTTCAGCGACGACCAGGGCACCCGTCTTTTTCAGCGCTTTGCGGATGTGGCCCGGGAGCAGGGCCAGGGATTCGTGGCGTATCGCTGGCAATGGAACAACGAATCCGAGCGGGTGGTGGACAAGGTTTCCTACGTCAAAGCGTACGCCCCCTGGGGCTGGATCGTGGGTACGGGCGTTTACCTGGACGACATTCAGGCCCAGATTGCGGCCCACCACCGGGGACTACTCTATGTGACGCTGGTTATTCTCACCGTTGGGTTGGGGTTCACCGGATACATTGCGCTCCAGGCCCGCCGGGTGCAACGCCGCGAACGGCGCGACGCGAAACAGCGGGAGTCGTTGCTGCGCGCTCTGGGTGAGCAGGAACGACTCTACCGCAGTCTGGTGGACAACATCACCACGGGCGTGGCCCTGCTGGACTCCTCCCTGAACGTCAAGGCAGTGAACCGGCAGATGCTGCAATGGTTCCCCATGCTGGAAGCGGAGGGGTACCCGCCCTGCGGCACGGGAAAGCCCCTGAGCGGTGCCATGTGCGAAACCTGCGTGGTCCGTGAGACGTTTCAGGACGGGGAAAATCATGAGCGGGTCGGAACATTGCGCGTCCAGGGCCGGGAGCGTCGCTTTCGGGTCATTGCCAGTCCGGTGCGGGATATCTCCGGGGAAATCGGGTCCGTTATTGAGATGTTCGAGGACATCACGGATCGGTTGGAAGCCGAAGAGGAAACCCGCCGCGCCGAGGAGCGCTATCGCGGTATTTTTGAAAACGCGGTGGAAGGACTGTTCCAGCTGTCGCCCGAGGGCCGGTTTCTGACCGTGAACCCGGCCATGGCATCCATGGTGGGACGTCGGGATGCCGAGGACATGTTGCGGCATGTGCCGAGCGTGGACCAAGGTTTTTTCACGGTTCCCGAGGTGCGGGACGCATTTTTGGATGCGCTGGAAGAGCGGGACAGGGTTTCCGGGTTTGAGGCCATGGTCCGGCAATCGGACGGCAACGTGGTCTGGTTGTCGCTCAGCGCGCGCGTGGTGCGCGACGAGGCGGGCAGTCCGCTCCGGTACGAAGGTTCGGCCATGGATGTGACGCAGCGGCGCATGGCCGAGTTGGAGGCGGCGAGCCAGCGCGCCCATTTCCAGCAGTTGTTTGAGCGCTCGCCCTTGGGCATTTTGCTGGTGGACGAGGACGGGCTGATTCTGGACGCCAATCCAGGCTTTACCGAGATGTTCGGACACGAAATCGAGGCATTGCGCGGGGGGCGGGCGCGGCTGCTCCTGGTGCCGGAAAAATTATATAACGAAAGCAAGGCGTTTCAGGACAGCATTTTTCGCGGCCGCAGCGTACACAAGGAAACCACGCGCCGCCACGCCTCGGGCAAGGATGTCCCGGTTTCCGTGGTGGGGTATCCCTTTTTGCGCGACGGCGAACCGGCCGGAGCCTATTACATTTATCAGGACATTACCGAACGAAAGAGCTTTGAGCGGCAATTGGCGCATCAGGCCTTCCATGACGCCCTGACCGCCTTGCCCAACCGGTCCCTGTATATGGAACGCCTCGCGCATGCCCTGGAGCGCCGCAAACGTCGTGAGGATTATCACTTCGCGGCACTGATGATCGACCTGAACCGCTTCAAGCGCATCAACGACACCCATGGTCACCAAGCCGGGGACCAGCTGCTGGTGAGTACGGGCCTGCGCCTGCTTTCCTGCATCCGCACCGTGGACACCGTGGCCCGCCTGGGCGGGGACGAATTCGCGGTGCTGCTGGAGGAGTTCGACAGCCCCCGGGAAGTGATCCAGGTGACGGATCGGATCACCAAGCTGCTTGATGAACCGGTGGTGCTGGACGGCCAGGAAATGCATACCGGCGCCAGCATCGGCATTGTGTTGGATACCAGGGGGTACGAACGGGCCGAGGATATTCTGCGCGATGCGGATATTGCCATGTATCAGGCCAAGGAGCGCAACCGTCCCCGGCTGGTGTTCAACCGGCGCATGCATGCCCAGGCCGCCCGGCTCGGCCGGTTGGAAGCGGAAATGCGTCGTGATCTTGACGACGGGCGTTTCGTGCTGCACTACCAGCCCATCTATTCGGCAACCGACGGGGCGTTGCAGGGATTCGAGGCGCTGGCCCGCTGGGAGCATCCCGAGCGGGGGCTGCTCGGGCCGCAGGAGTTCATCCCCCTGGCCGAGGAAACCGGGCTGATCATTCCCCTGGGCCGATGGGTGATCCGGGAGGCCTGCCGTCAGATGGCCTCCTGGCGGAGCGGAGCCACCTGCGGCGACGATGTGAGCATGAGCGTGAATATTTCTGCCCGGCAGTTTTCCCAGCCCGACCTGGTGGAATTCATTCGTGAGACATTGGAGCGCGAGGGGCTTTCGCCCTGTTTCCTCAAGCTGGAGATTACGGAGAGCGTGCTCATGCGCGAGGCGGACGCGGCAGCGGCCAAGCTGCGGCGGCTCAAAGAGCTGGGAATCAAGCTCATGATCGACGATTTCGGCACGGGATATTCCTCGCTTTCCTATTTGCAGCGATTCCCGGTGGACTATTTGAAGATCGACCGATCCTTTATCAGCGGTGATCAGAATGAGGAAGAAAGCCGCAAGATCGTGAGCACGATTATTTCCCTGGCCCGCAATCTGGGGCTTCGCGTGGTGGCCGAGGGCGTGGAGGAACAGGATCAGTTCCAGATGCTCCGGAACATGCAGTGCGACGATGTGCAGGGCTTTATGTTTTCCCGGCCCGTGGAAAGCCCCAAGGCCCAGGATCTTTTGGAGAGCTATATCGAGTGCCTCAGAAAAACGGACCACGAGGGAACAGACGATCCCGTGGACACCGAATCACCAGAGGCCGTGCATACGAAGGATGATGATCA is a window encoding:
- a CDS encoding PHP domain-containing protein, translating into MTIDLHTHTTASDGTLTPRELVALAKKTKLTAVAVTDHDTLDGLQEALDAGKELDQQVIPGCELSVGEGKQSMHIVGLWLKPESPNLRESLNFVIQERGNRNHKIIAKLNALGLDITYDEVKALAGGTVGRPHMAQALVAKKAVPTVTEAFAKYLGNDGAAYVPRTRLTPAKALELLRAEGATPILAHPYLLGLPLSALETRLRELMDLGLEGMEVYYTEHPNDIRRAYRGLADKLGLLVSGGSDFHGSVKPGIHLGRGKGDLYVDDELLDTMKKHRRERGLWT
- a CDS encoding EAL domain-containing protein; translated protein: MKQPYDSTSRPVTRHWRLILPMLLTVGLFFGAMHLFFLPALEESHVEQSREACRKLTQAAHAVLVSYGRLEQTGRLSPTEAREAARRQIRSMRYGPNDEHYFWISDMNARLVMHPYRAELEGQDLSEFSDDQGTRLFQRFADVAREQGQGFVAYRWQWNNESERVVDKVSYVKAYAPWGWIVGTGVYLDDIQAQIAAHHRGLLYVTLVILTVGLGFTGYIALQARRVQRRERRDAKQRESLLRALGEQERLYRSLVDNITTGVALLDSSLNVKAVNRQMLQWFPMLEAEGYPPCGTGKPLSGAMCETCVVRETFQDGENHERVGTLRVQGRERRFRVIASPVRDISGEIGSVIEMFEDITDRLEAEEETRRAEERYRGIFENAVEGLFQLSPEGRFLTVNPAMASMVGRRDAEDMLRHVPSVDQGFFTVPEVRDAFLDALEERDRVSGFEAMVRQSDGNVVWLSLSARVVRDEAGSPLRYEGSAMDVTQRRMAELEAASQRAHFQQLFERSPLGILLVDEDGLILDANPGFTEMFGHEIEALRGGRARLLLVPEKLYNESKAFQDSIFRGRSVHKETTRRHASGKDVPVSVVGYPFLRDGEPAGAYYIYQDITERKSFERQLAHQAFHDALTALPNRSLYMERLAHALERRKRREDYHFAALMIDLNRFKRINDTHGHQAGDQLLVSTGLRLLSCIRTVDTVARLGGDEFAVLLEEFDSPREVIQVTDRITKLLDEPVVLDGQEMHTGASIGIVLDTRGYERAEDILRDADIAMYQAKERNRPRLVFNRRMHAQAARLGRLEAEMRRDLDDGRFVLHYQPIYSATDGALQGFEALARWEHPERGLLGPQEFIPLAEETGLIIPLGRWVIREACRQMASWRSGATCGDDVSMSVNISARQFSQPDLVEFIRETLEREGLSPCFLKLEITESVLMREADAAAAKLRRLKELGIKLMIDDFGTGYSSLSYLQRFPVDYLKIDRSFISGDQNEEESRKIVSTIISLARNLGLRVVAEGVEEQDQFQMLRNMQCDDVQGFMFSRPVESPKAQDLLESYIECLRKTDHEGTDDPVDTESPEAVHTKDDDQSEEPS
- a CDS encoding peptidase U32 family protein, yielding MDLNTAREPELLVPAGNMEKLETAVLYGADAVYLGGNALNLRTGAGFDDSNLEKAFTYARNHGVKAYYLLNAYPREPQLRHVETQLDMLQKLHALGRGPDGVIAADPGVIRRLRKRLPELPLHVSTQANTMNSEAALFWRDQGARRVNLAREMRSEELKELLAVCRRLDPPLEVEIFIHGAQCMALSGRCYMSAYLNDRPGNSGQCSHPCRYDYRVTGLRVEEETRKGRPMWELEERDDGVGEQFTQFFAAEDLCLLHYLDWMRRMGVCALKIEGRNKSSAYLAQVTDAYASALRHLREGQSRFHPETYLAELVNTASRPLSRGFFDESEHAALAQPPAAEYARPVLARIEADLGNGRWRVEVKHRWDVLGFAVEMLVPGLERPGLAVEEFGLENEQGEALSVVHPGQKALLHCDRPELRKGMFFRKAWTFDL